In one window of Eubalaena glacialis isolate mEubGla1 chromosome 13, mEubGla1.1.hap2.+ XY, whole genome shotgun sequence DNA:
- the AVP gene encoding vasopressin-neurophysin 2-copeptin, translated as MPDATLPACFLGLLAFTSACYFQNCPRGGKRAMSDLELRQCLPCGPGGKGRCFGPSICCGDELGCFMGTAEALRCQEENYLPSPCQSGQKPCGSGGRCAAAGICCNDESCVTEPECREGASFPRRARASDLSNATLLDGPSGALLLRLVQLAGAPEPAEPAQPGVY; from the exons ATGCCCGACGCCACACTGCCTGCCTGCTTCCTCGGCCTGCTGGCCTTCACCTCCGCTTGCTACTTCCAGAACTGCCCAAGGGGCGGCAAGAGGGCCATGTCCGACCTGGAGCTGAGACAG TGTCTCCCCTGCGGCCCCGGGGGCAAAGGCCGCTGCTTCGGGCCCAGCATCTGCTGCGGGGACGAGCTGGGCTGCTTCATGGGCACGGCCGAGGCGCTGCGCTGCCAGGAGGAGAACTACCTGCCGTCGCCCTGCCAGTCGGGTCAGAAGCCGTGCGGGAGCGGAGGCCGCTGCGCCGCCGCCGGCATCTGCTGCAACGACG AGAGCTGCGTGACAGAGCCCGAGTGCCGGGAGGGCGCCAGCTTCCCTCGACGCGCCCGGGCCAGCGACCTGAGCAACGCGACCCTGCTGGACGGGCCGAGCGGGGCCTTGCTGCTGCGGCTGGTACAACTGGCGGGGGCGCCGGAGCCCGCTGAGCCCGCCCAGCCCGGCGTCTACTGA
- the OXT gene encoding oxytocin-neurophysin 1, whose protein sequence is MAGPSLACCLLGLLALTSACYIQNCPLGGKRAVLDLDVRKCLPCGPGGKGRCFGPSICCGDELGCFMGTAEALRCQEENYLPSPCQSGQKPCGSGGRCAAAGICCSPDGCRGDPVCDPEAAFSQL, encoded by the exons ATGGCCGGACCCAGCCTCGCCTGCTGCCTGCTCGGCCTCCTGGCGCTGACCTCCGCCTGCTACATCCAGAACTGCCCCCTGGGCGGCAAGCGGGCCGTGCTGGACCTCGACGTACGCAAG TGTCTCCCCTGCGGCCCCGGGGGCAAAGGCCGCTGCTTCGGGCCCAGCATCTGCTGCGGGGACGAGCTGGGCTGCTTCATGGGCACGGCCGAGGCGCTGCGCTGCCAGGAGGAGAACTACCTGCCATCGCCCTGCCAGTCGGGCCAGAAGCCGTGCGGGAGCGGGGGCCGCTGCGCCGCCGCCGGCATCTGCTGCAGCCCGG ACGGCTGCCGCGGCGACCCCGTCTGCGACCCCGAGGCCGCCTTCTCCCAGCTCTGA